From a region of the Pontixanthobacter gangjinensis genome:
- the queC gene encoding 7-cyano-7-deazaguanine synthase QueC: MATSSLKCPRPAVVLLSGGLDSMVSAALAREQGYSLFALTIDYGQRHRIEIESAKTIAAKLQCERHVILPLDLRAFGGSALTDDIDVPKGGVGQDIPITYVPARNLVFLSLTLAWAEVTGAQDIFIGVNALDYSGYPDCRPEFISSFAETARLGTKSGVEGAPFTIHTPLQDLTKAGIAVEADRLGLDTSLSWSCYDPSVEGLACGVCDSCRLRQKGFSEAGLEDGTVYAE; the protein is encoded by the coding sequence ATGGCGACTTCATCATTAAAATGCCCGCGGCCCGCGGTAGTGCTGCTGTCTGGCGGTCTCGATTCAATGGTCTCAGCTGCGCTCGCGCGTGAGCAAGGCTATTCCCTGTTTGCTCTCACAATTGACTACGGTCAGCGGCACCGGATCGAAATTGAATCGGCCAAGACTATTGCGGCCAAACTGCAATGCGAACGGCATGTTATTCTACCGCTTGATTTGCGGGCATTCGGGGGGTCAGCTCTGACGGACGATATCGACGTGCCAAAAGGCGGGGTCGGCCAAGACATTCCGATTACGTATGTTCCAGCCCGTAATCTGGTGTTCTTATCGCTGACTTTGGCATGGGCCGAAGTAACAGGTGCGCAGGACATTTTTATCGGGGTTAACGCGCTCGATTACTCCGGCTATCCCGATTGCAGACCGGAATTCATCAGCAGTTTCGCTGAGACGGCTCGCTTGGGCACAAAATCTGGAGTGGAGGGCGCGCCGTTTACTATTCACACCCCATTGCAGGATCTTACTAAGGCGGGAATTGCCGTCGAGGCAGATCGGCTTGGACTGGATACCAGCCTGAGCTGGTCTTGTTACGACCCATCGGTAGAAGGATTGGCCTGCGGGGTTTGCGATAGCTGCAGATTGCGGCAAAAGGGCTTTTCCGAAGCAGGCCTGGAAGATGGAACCGTTTATGCCGAATGA
- a CDS encoding GMC family oxidoreductase, which produces MQEFDYIVIGGGSAGSAVAGRLSEYGRHNVCLLEAGGRNDNILVKTPGFMPFLLKNANYRYDTVPQKGLNGRVGYQPRGKGLGGSSAINAMVYIRGNKWDYDNWAAMGCDGWSYDDVLPFFKYAETNERGGDEFHGGEGPLFVSDQKWINPATAAFVGSAESLQLRTNNDFNGERQDGFGVYQVTQRNGERWSAARAYIEPMRDMANLAVRTKTLVEKLVIEDGRVTGVAIKRGRKREVVKARRGVILSAGAFNSPQILMASGIGPAEHLREHGIDVVRDAPAVGSDLQDHIDYVSSWETESKDPIGDSVAGTARMAKAIIEHRRKRTGIMTTPYAEAGGFWSVMPDAPAPDVQWHFVPAMLEDHGREKVKGHGFSLHACVLRPESRGTVRLNSPDMKDAPRIDPNFLDDDRDMAVLRAGIRLSHRIAEASPLADYSPKDRHPFDLNDDAALDEMIRNRSDTVYHPVGTCRMGSDEASVVDTKLKARGVDGLWVADASVMPKIVSGNTNAPSIMIGERCADFLMNG; this is translated from the coding sequence ATGCAGGAATTCGATTACATCGTCATTGGCGGCGGCAGCGCTGGCAGCGCGGTTGCTGGCAGGCTGTCAGAATATGGCCGGCACAATGTTTGCCTCCTCGAAGCAGGGGGCCGGAATGACAATATTCTTGTCAAGACCCCTGGCTTCATGCCTTTCCTGCTGAAAAATGCCAATTACCGCTATGACACAGTCCCACAAAAGGGGCTGAACGGCAGAGTGGGGTATCAACCACGCGGCAAGGGACTTGGTGGTTCGTCCGCCATCAATGCGATGGTTTATATTCGTGGCAATAAGTGGGATTATGACAATTGGGCAGCGATGGGCTGCGACGGCTGGTCTTATGACGATGTCCTGCCTTTCTTCAAATATGCCGAAACCAACGAGCGCGGTGGTGACGAATTCCATGGCGGCGAAGGTCCGCTATTCGTATCCGATCAAAAGTGGATCAACCCGGCGACAGCAGCCTTTGTAGGCAGCGCAGAATCACTGCAGCTTCGAACGAACAATGATTTCAATGGAGAGCGACAAGACGGATTTGGCGTCTACCAAGTCACCCAGCGCAATGGCGAGCGCTGGTCTGCAGCACGCGCTTATATCGAGCCGATGCGTGATATGGCCAATCTGGCAGTCCGCACCAAAACGCTGGTTGAGAAACTGGTTATCGAAGACGGACGCGTCACCGGCGTTGCAATCAAGCGAGGGCGTAAGCGCGAAGTGGTCAAGGCGCGGCGCGGTGTCATCTTGTCGGCTGGGGCTTTTAACTCGCCGCAAATACTGATGGCTTCGGGCATCGGTCCCGCCGAACATCTGCGCGAACACGGGATCGATGTAGTGCGCGATGCGCCTGCTGTGGGCAGCGACTTGCAGGACCACATCGACTACGTATCGAGCTGGGAAACGGAGTCGAAGGATCCGATTGGCGATAGCGTCGCTGGCACTGCCCGTATGGCCAAGGCGATAATCGAGCATCGCCGCAAGCGCACCGGCATTATGACAACGCCTTATGCAGAGGCTGGCGGCTTCTGGTCGGTCATGCCCGATGCTCCGGCGCCAGATGTGCAATGGCATTTTGTTCCGGCAATGTTGGAAGATCACGGCCGCGAGAAAGTGAAGGGACACGGCTTTTCGCTCCATGCCTGTGTGCTTCGCCCTGAAAGTCGCGGAACTGTCAGACTCAATTCGCCCGATATGAAGGATGCCCCGCGAATTGACCCCAACTTTTTAGACGATGATCGCGATATGGCTGTCCTGCGTGCAGGCATTCGCCTTTCACACAGGATCGCCGAAGCATCGCCATTGGCTGATTATTCCCCGAAAGACCGCCATCCTTTCGATTTGAATGATGATGCCGCGCTTGATGAAATGATCCGCAACCGGTCCGACACCGTATATCACCCTGTCGGCACGTGCCGGATGGGCAGCGATGAAGCCAGCGTGGTCGATACCAAGCTCAAAGCGCGGGGTGTCGACGGGCTGTGGGTAGCAGATGCCAGCGTGATGCCGAAGATCGTCAGCGGCAACACCAACGCGCCAAGTATTATGATTGGCGAACGCTGTGCGGATTTCCTGATGAACGGCTAG
- a CDS encoding P-II family nitrogen regulator has product MKFIIAVIKPFKLDEVREALGAIGVAGMTVTEVKGFGRQKGQTEIYRGAEYSTNMLPKVKLEIAASDDIAAQVVETIKDTASTDAIGDGKIFVIDLADATRIRTGETGDTAL; this is encoded by the coding sequence ATGAAATTCATCATCGCCGTAATTAAACCATTCAAGCTCGACGAGGTTCGCGAGGCGCTCGGTGCCATTGGCGTCGCGGGTATGACCGTGACCGAGGTCAAAGGCTTTGGCCGCCAGAAGGGTCAGACCGAGATTTATCGCGGTGCTGAATATTCGACCAACATGCTTCCAAAGGTGAAGCTCGAAATTGCCGCGAGTGACGACATCGCCGCCCAAGTGGTCGAAACTATCAAGGACACTGCCAGCACCGATGCCATCGGTGATGGCAAGATTTTTGTTATCGACCTTGCCGATGCCACCCGCATTCGTACCGGGGAAACCGGAGACACGGCGCTATGA
- the argF gene encoding ornithine carbamoyltransferase yields MTIRHFLDLSDAGTDALATMLGDAHERKIARVSSPKGKADSDKPLEGHVLAMIFEKNSTRTRVSFDMAMRQLGGSAVILEAGTSQLGRGESIADTARVLSRMADAIMIRTGDHAKIEEMARFATVPVINGLTDRSHPCQIVADLLTILENKKPLPGLEVAWFGDGNNVLHSILEAAALLKFNVRVATPLGYEPEQEFVDMARAAGARIDLTSDAQEAAGGADVIITDTWISMGQTNAEDKLAAMAPFQVNEALMAHAKDDAIFLHCLPAHVGDEVSEAVFESAQSRVFDEAENRIHAQKSILLWALGKL; encoded by the coding sequence GTGACTATTCGCCATTTTCTCGATTTGTCCGATGCGGGCACAGATGCTTTGGCCACAATGTTAGGAGACGCGCACGAACGCAAGATTGCGCGTGTTTCTTCGCCGAAAGGTAAGGCTGACTCGGACAAGCCGCTGGAAGGCCATGTGCTGGCAATGATCTTCGAGAAGAATTCAACGCGAACGCGAGTCAGCTTCGATATGGCGATGCGTCAATTGGGCGGAAGTGCAGTCATTCTGGAAGCGGGAACCAGTCAGCTCGGCCGGGGCGAAAGCATCGCTGATACGGCGCGAGTTCTGAGTCGGATGGCGGATGCAATCATGATCCGCACTGGCGATCATGCAAAGATTGAAGAGATGGCGCGCTTTGCCACTGTGCCGGTGATCAATGGCCTAACCGACCGGTCGCATCCGTGCCAGATAGTTGCCGACCTTTTGACCATTCTTGAAAACAAGAAGCCTTTGCCGGGCCTGGAGGTTGCATGGTTCGGTGATGGCAATAACGTACTGCATTCGATTCTAGAGGCCGCGGCCCTGCTGAAGTTCAATGTGCGCGTTGCCACGCCTCTGGGATATGAGCCGGAACAAGAATTTGTCGATATGGCACGTGCCGCTGGCGCACGCATTGATTTAACCAGTGACGCGCAAGAGGCCGCTGGCGGGGCTGATGTTATCATTACTGATACGTGGATTTCCATGGGCCAGACGAATGCCGAGGACAAGCTTGCGGCGATGGCTCCATTTCAAGTGAACGAAGCGCTAATGGCGCATGCAAAAGATGATGCAATCTTTCTCCATTGCTTGCCTGCTCATGTTGGCGATGAGGTCAGTGAAGCTGTATTTGAGAGCGCCCAATCGCGGGTCTTTGACGAGGCTGAAAACCGCATTCACGCTCAAAAGTCGATCTTGCTTTGGGCTTTGGGGAAACTTTGA
- a CDS encoding ammonium transporter, whose protein sequence is MIRKILCGAGVLGTSMIAATTAFAQDAAEAVAEAAPAVAEAAPAVANPGNNAWMMTATILVLLMIIPGLTLFYGGLTRSKNMLSTMTQIGATACLAMLVWVMWGFSLAFGATTYEGTLGLFISGGSYFLSGMDASTTAATFTDEVISEYVFVSFQMTFAAITAALILGATAERMKFSAVMFFVPIWLTIVYFPIAHMVWAGGGLLFEAGALDFAGGTVVHINAGVSGLVLAYLLGKRRGYPNEPMPPHSLVMTMIGTGLLWVGWFGFNAGSALEADGSAGLAMINTFVATAAGALAWMVMEKLSGHKGSALGFCSGVIAGLVAVTPAAGNSGPFGAILLGILSSIICYYAVSKVKAKFGYDDSLDAFGIHGVGGIVGAIGTAIVYQPFLGGPGDGSTGVGAQLWIQTEGVLVTIAWAGIGTLVAGLIVKSIIGLRVTEEAEVDGLDISEHGERAYN, encoded by the coding sequence ATGATCCGCAAAATTCTCTGCGGCGCAGGCGTGCTTGGCACGTCGATGATCGCCGCAACAACCGCATTCGCCCAGGATGCCGCCGAGGCGGTTGCCGAAGCTGCTCCCGCTGTGGCCGAGGCAGCCCCGGCAGTTGCCAATCCGGGTAATAACGCCTGGATGATGACGGCCACCATTTTGGTGCTGCTGATGATCATTCCTGGCCTGACCTTGTTCTATGGTGGCCTAACACGTTCGAAGAACATGCTCAGCACCATGACCCAAATTGGCGCGACCGCCTGTTTGGCGATGCTCGTTTGGGTCATGTGGGGCTTCTCGCTCGCATTTGGCGCGACGACTTATGAAGGCACCTTGGGCCTTTTCATTAGCGGGGGAAGTTATTTCCTTTCGGGTATGGATGCCAGCACAACTGCTGCGACCTTCACTGATGAAGTAATCAGCGAGTATGTGTTCGTCAGCTTCCAAATGACCTTTGCCGCAATAACTGCAGCGCTGATTTTGGGCGCTACGGCAGAGCGGATGAAGTTTAGCGCAGTGATGTTCTTTGTGCCGATCTGGCTGACCATCGTCTACTTCCCGATTGCCCATATGGTTTGGGCTGGCGGCGGCTTACTGTTTGAAGCAGGCGCGCTCGATTTCGCTGGCGGCACCGTTGTTCACATCAACGCGGGTGTTTCCGGCTTGGTGCTCGCTTACTTGCTCGGCAAACGCCGTGGCTATCCAAATGAGCCAATGCCGCCGCACTCGCTGGTTATGACAATGATCGGTACCGGCCTGCTTTGGGTTGGTTGGTTTGGCTTCAACGCAGGTTCGGCTCTCGAAGCAGATGGTTCGGCCGGCCTGGCGATGATCAACACCTTCGTCGCAACCGCGGCTGGCGCTCTTGCATGGATGGTGATGGAGAAGCTCTCCGGTCACAAGGGCTCGGCGCTTGGCTTCTGTTCGGGTGTCATTGCCGGTCTCGTGGCGGTAACACCTGCTGCCGGCAATTCTGGTCCATTCGGTGCAATCCTGCTCGGGATTCTCTCTTCAATCATCTGCTACTACGCAGTATCCAAGGTCAAAGCGAAGTTTGGTTATGATGACTCGCTTGATGCGTTCGGCATCCACGGCGTGGGTGGCATCGTTGGCGCCATCGGCACAGCGATTGTTTACCAACCATTCCTTGGCGGCCCTGGCGACGGTTCAACCGGCGTTGGCGCACAGCTCTGGATCCAAACTGAAGGCGTTTTGGTCACGATCGCTTGGGCCGGTATCGGTACCCTCGTCGCCGGTCTGATTGTCAAATCCATCATTGGTTTGCGCGTTACCGAAGAAGCTGAAGTCGATGGTCTCGACATTAGCGAACACGGCGAGCGAGCCTATAATTAA
- a CDS encoding sterol desaturase family protein, translating to MPDFSPTEFAVPGFVLLVLLEMFWARKRRPEAYEARDTLTSLAFGLGSTIAGVLFGGMALLVFLFVYEYRIVDFGDQWWAIWWLWPLCFIFDDLAYYWIHRAGHRIRWFWASHVNHHSSQHYNLSTALRQTWTGAFTLGFVFKLPLVLLGFHPLMIVLVGGFNLIYQFWIHTEAIDKMPRWFEAVMNTPSHHRVHHATNPLYLDRNYAGVFIIWDQLFGTFQEETSKVRIRYGIVKQLGSFNLLWSVFHEWIGILQDLWSAPWRHKLSYLLREPGWSHDGSRETSEIMLTRWLARQSTEQRPTEQRPTPPVLPDTKHNPNGEAA from the coding sequence ATGCCTGATTTCTCACCTACTGAATTTGCAGTCCCGGGTTTCGTCCTGTTGGTGCTGCTTGAAATGTTCTGGGCCCGCAAACGGCGGCCAGAAGCCTATGAGGCGCGGGACACTTTGACCTCGCTTGCCTTCGGCCTCGGCAGCACAATTGCTGGCGTGTTGTTTGGCGGGATGGCGCTGCTCGTATTCCTTTTTGTCTATGAATACCGAATTGTGGACTTCGGCGATCAATGGTGGGCAATCTGGTGGCTGTGGCCACTCTGCTTTATCTTCGATGATTTGGCATATTACTGGATTCACCGTGCCGGTCACCGCATTCGCTGGTTCTGGGCCAGCCACGTCAACCACCATTCAAGCCAGCATTACAACCTCAGCACAGCGTTACGGCAAACCTGGACCGGCGCATTCACGCTTGGTTTTGTGTTCAAGCTGCCACTCGTCTTGCTCGGATTTCATCCTTTAATGATTGTCTTGGTCGGCGGGTTCAACTTGATCTATCAATTCTGGATTCACACCGAAGCCATCGACAAAATGCCGCGCTGGTTCGAGGCGGTAATGAACACGCCCAGCCACCACCGCGTACATCATGCAACCAACCCGCTCTATCTTGACCGCAATTATGCGGGGGTTTTCATCATCTGGGACCAGCTGTTCGGAACCTTCCAAGAGGAAACAAGCAAGGTTCGCATCCGCTATGGCATCGTGAAACAATTGGGCAGCTTCAATCTATTGTGGTCCGTATTCCATGAATGGATCGGGATTCTCCAAGACCTGTGGAGCGCGCCTTGGCGGCATAAATTGTCGTATTTGTTGCGCGAACCTGGTTGGAGTCACGACGGCAGCCGCGAAACTTCCGAGATAATGCTGACGCGCTGGCTGGCACGCCAGTCCACTGAACAGCGCCCCACGGAACAGCGACCCACGCCGCCCGTCTTACCAGACACAAAACACAATCCGAATGGAGAGGCGGCTTAG
- a CDS encoding aspartate aminotransferase family protein: MAITPLMPVYPRCGVRPVRGEHCHLIDEDGTRYLDFASGIAVNLLGHSHPGLIGAIQKQAETLMHVSNLYGSPQGEKLAQMLVDNTFADTVFFTNSGAEAVETAIKAVRAYHQSAGNEHRYEIITFTNAFHGRTMATISASNQTKMHHGFMPLLEGFKYCEFDDLEMAKSLIGPNTAGFLVEPIQGEGGIRPASEEFMKGLRALADEHDLMLALDEVQCGVARTGTLYAYEQYGILPDIVATAKGIGGGFPLGACLATEKAARGMTFGTHGSTYGGNPLAMAAGTAVMEAVANEEFLASVRDKGERIRARLEQFIGNYPDLFELVRGKGLMLGLKMKVEARPFFVHLRDNHELLMVAAGDNTLRLLPPLVIGDEEIEEFFEKLSAGAADYEIPEAT, translated from the coding sequence ATGGCCATCACCCCGCTCATGCCCGTCTATCCACGCTGCGGCGTTCGCCCGGTGCGCGGGGAGCATTGCCATCTGATTGACGAGGACGGCACGCGCTATCTCGATTTCGCCAGCGGTATCGCGGTGAATCTGCTCGGCCATTCGCACCCAGGACTAATCGGAGCCATCCAGAAGCAGGCCGAGACATTGATGCATGTCTCTAACCTTTATGGCAGTCCGCAGGGTGAGAAGCTGGCCCAAATGCTGGTAGACAACACTTTTGCAGACACGGTGTTTTTCACCAATTCGGGCGCGGAGGCGGTTGAAACGGCGATTAAGGCTGTGCGGGCATATCACCAATCAGCTGGTAATGAGCACAGGTACGAGATCATCACCTTCACAAATGCTTTCCATGGCCGGACCATGGCCACAATCAGCGCGTCTAACCAGACCAAGATGCACCATGGTTTCATGCCATTGCTTGAAGGATTCAAATATTGCGAGTTTGACGATTTGGAGATGGCGAAATCGTTGATCGGACCAAATACTGCAGGTTTCCTGGTCGAACCGATTCAGGGTGAAGGCGGGATCCGTCCGGCCTCTGAGGAATTCATGAAAGGCCTTCGCGCATTGGCGGACGAGCACGATCTGATGCTTGCGCTCGACGAGGTTCAGTGCGGCGTTGCGCGCACAGGCACACTATATGCCTATGAGCAATATGGCATCCTTCCCGACATCGTCGCGACCGCGAAGGGCATCGGAGGAGGGTTCCCGCTTGGTGCTTGTCTGGCGACCGAGAAGGCTGCACGCGGGATGACATTTGGCACACATGGCTCGACCTATGGCGGCAATCCGCTGGCAATGGCTGCGGGCACTGCCGTTATGGAAGCGGTCGCAAATGAGGAATTCCTCGCCAGCGTGCGTGACAAGGGTGAACGGATTCGCGCACGCCTCGAACAATTTATCGGCAACTACCCTGATTTGTTCGAGCTTGTTCGCGGGAAGGGTCTGATGCTTGGCCTCAAGATGAAAGTCGAAGCCCGTCCGTTTTTCGTCCATCTGCGCGACAACCACGAATTGCTGATGGTGGCGGCTGGCGACAACACCCTGCGTTTGCTGCCGCCGCTGGTGATCGGTGATGAAGAGATCGAAGAATTTTTCGAAAAACTGTCGGCGGGTGCAGCTGACTACGAAATTCCCGAGGCGACATAG
- a CDS encoding amidohydrolase encodes MSFTKFLTGSSLAAVSAISGQAASAQDVTDPIAAVEAQEERTTRVAKQIWDYAELGYLELRSSGLLKAELEGEGFKLRLGVADIPTAFVAEWGEGGPVIALLAEFDALPGISQSNAPTREILEGKHAAHACGHNLFGAGSLTAAIAIKQWLEETGTPGRVRLYGTPAEEGGSGKVYMVRAGLFDDVDFTIDWHPDDENSAAARTTLANRSAKFRFRGVSAHAAGAPERARSALDGVEAMNMMVNMMREHTSMDTRIHYVITEGGAAPNVVPDFAEVFYYVRHSDADEVRALWTRLEATAKGAAQGTGTTVDWEIIHGNNPKLVNETLQMALDRKLREIGGFTYNEAEKRWAAEISSSLGDAAKPMDEVGTIKPYEVTLGYGSTDVGDVSWATPTVSLRAATWVPGTSSHSWQSAAASGHSIGAKGTQFAAKAMAVMAVELFTNPDLQTAARAEFDASRGPDYVYESLLGDRAPPLDFRK; translated from the coding sequence ATGAGCTTCACAAAATTTCTTACAGGCAGCTCGTTAGCGGCGGTTTCTGCAATCAGCGGCCAGGCGGCCAGCGCTCAAGATGTCACAGACCCGATCGCTGCGGTCGAGGCGCAGGAAGAGCGGACCACCCGCGTTGCCAAGCAAATCTGGGATTATGCGGAGCTGGGTTATCTCGAATTGCGCTCCAGCGGATTGCTGAAGGCCGAATTGGAAGGTGAAGGTTTCAAGCTGAGGCTGGGTGTGGCCGATATTCCGACGGCCTTTGTGGCCGAATGGGGCGAGGGTGGCCCGGTCATCGCTCTGCTTGCAGAATTCGATGCTCTGCCGGGCATCAGCCAGTCTAACGCGCCAACCCGCGAGATTCTGGAAGGTAAGCACGCCGCCCATGCTTGCGGGCATAATCTGTTCGGCGCTGGTTCGCTGACCGCGGCAATAGCGATCAAACAATGGCTGGAAGAAACCGGCACTCCGGGCCGCGTTCGCCTCTATGGCACGCCAGCCGAAGAAGGTGGCTCTGGCAAAGTTTATATGGTCCGCGCCGGCTTGTTCGATGATGTCGATTTCACCATCGACTGGCACCCTGATGACGAGAATTCCGCGGCTGCCCGAACTACTTTGGCCAACCGCTCGGCCAAATTCCGCTTTCGGGGCGTGTCCGCGCATGCAGCGGGTGCGCCGGAGCGCGCGCGATCTGCGCTCGACGGGGTCGAGGCGATGAATATGATGGTCAATATGATGCGCGAACACACCAGCATGGATACGCGAATCCACTATGTTATTACCGAAGGTGGTGCGGCACCAAATGTGGTACCTGATTTCGCCGAGGTTTTTTATTATGTACGTCACTCTGACGCGGATGAGGTCCGGGCGCTGTGGACGCGCCTGGAGGCTACAGCGAAAGGGGCCGCACAGGGTACCGGCACAACCGTTGACTGGGAAATAATCCACGGCAACAATCCGAAGCTGGTCAATGAGACGTTGCAAATGGCGCTTGACCGGAAGCTGCGCGAGATTGGAGGCTTTACCTATAATGAGGCTGAAAAGCGCTGGGCGGCGGAGATTTCCTCAAGCCTTGGCGATGCGGCAAAACCGATGGACGAAGTTGGCACGATAAAGCCCTATGAGGTCACGCTCGGATATGGCTCAACCGACGTCGGAGATGTTTCCTGGGCAACACCTACGGTCAGCCTGCGCGCCGCAACATGGGTTCCCGGAACCAGTTCACACAGCTGGCAATCTGCCGCTGCTAGCGGGCATTCAATCGGCGCGAAAGGGACCCAATTTGCTGCAAAAGCGATGGCAGTGATGGCGGTAGAGCTTTTCACGAACCCTGATTTGCAGACTGCGGCGAGGGCCGAGTTCGATGCGTCTCGCGGGCCTGATTATGTCTACGAATCGCTCTTGGGTGACCGCGCTCCGCCGCTCGATTTTAGGAAATAG
- a CDS encoding cold-shock protein, translated as MGYDKGRRGRGRDKRDGFGEDSFDPFGGGGGNSFGGGDSYGGGGGDRFGGGNRGGGGGDRFGGGNRGGGGGGGGFRQGGAGAGAAGGASRMPAQVVGTGKGVVKFFNGDKGFGFIQQEGGGEDVFVHISAVERAGLSGLAEGQGLEYNLVDRGGKTSAQDLQVVGDVIEVAASSGGGDRSERSAAPQRELTGEKATGTVKFFNAMKGFGFLVRDDGQPDAFVHISAVERSGLTAINEGERYQFDLEVDRRGKHSAVNLSPAES; from the coding sequence ATGGGTTATGATAAAGGGCGCCGTGGTCGGGGCCGTGATAAGCGCGACGGTTTTGGAGAAGATAGTTTCGATCCGTTCGGCGGTGGCGGCGGCAATAGTTTTGGCGGCGGCGACAGTTATGGCGGCGGTGGAGGTGATCGCTTCGGCGGCGGCAATCGCGGCGGCGGTGGCGGTGATCGCTTCGGCGGCGGCAATCGTGGCGGCGGTGGCGGCGGCGGCGGTTTTCGTCAAGGCGGCGCAGGGGCCGGTGCAGCCGGCGGTGCGAGCCGTATGCCCGCACAGGTCGTGGGAACCGGCAAAGGCGTTGTGAAATTCTTCAACGGCGACAAGGGCTTCGGCTTCATTCAACAAGAAGGTGGCGGCGAAGACGTTTTCGTTCACATCAGCGCGGTTGAACGTGCAGGCCTCTCCGGCCTCGCAGAAGGTCAGGGCCTTGAATATAATCTGGTTGATCGTGGCGGGAAGACTTCGGCGCAAGACCTTCAAGTTGTCGGCGATGTTATCGAAGTTGCAGCAAGCAGCGGCGGCGGTGATCGCAGCGAGCGCAGTGCTGCTCCTCAACGCGAACTCACCGGCGAAAAAGCAACTGGCACGGTCAAGTTCTTTAATGCCATGAAGGGTTTCGGCTTTCTCGTGCGTGATGATGGCCAGCCCGATGCATTTGTGCATATCAGCGCGGTCGAACGTTCTGGCCTGACGGCAATCAACGAAGGCGAGCGTTACCAGTTCGACCTTGAAGTTGACCGACGAGGCAAGCACTCGGCAGTCAACCTTTCACCTGCGGAAAGTTGA
- the hslO gene encoding Hsp33 family molecular chaperone HslO, translating to MTDNSDTFSDQLLGFTLPHRDARGRTVRIDDVLDTILSAHNYPPAITHLLAEALVLTALIGSLLKDDTGQMTMQAQTDGGVVRLLACDYRAGELRGYVDFDQDRLDDLGANPSLFALFGKGYLAITFDQPGEKGRYQGIVPLEGESIAQACESYFMQSEQLPTLIKVGIHSGPDGCVAAGLLIQHLPDGEDGRERIEARLDHPEWDHVSILAGTIRHDELLDKGLSLEAIIWRLFHEENEVRVLQGNRLERGCRCSIEHYRSVLSGFPESERAEMRDEAGFIQVDCAFCSRKFPIAA from the coding sequence ATGACCGACAATTCTGACACTTTCAGTGACCAACTACTTGGCTTCACACTGCCACATCGTGATGCTCGCGGCCGGACTGTTCGCATCGATGATGTGCTCGATACGATCCTGTCTGCCCATAATTACCCACCTGCGATTACGCATCTGCTTGCGGAGGCTCTTGTCCTGACAGCCTTGATCGGGAGTCTGCTGAAAGATGACACTGGGCAAATGACGATGCAGGCTCAGACGGACGGAGGCGTCGTACGATTGTTGGCGTGCGATTACCGCGCTGGGGAACTTCGCGGTTATGTCGATTTTGATCAAGATCGGCTGGACGATCTAGGCGCCAACCCTTCGCTTTTTGCCCTGTTTGGCAAAGGTTACCTTGCGATCACTTTCGACCAGCCCGGTGAAAAGGGGCGGTATCAGGGAATCGTGCCGCTAGAAGGCGAAAGCATCGCGCAAGCGTGTGAAAGCTATTTCATGCAGTCAGAACAATTGCCGACCTTAATCAAGGTCGGAATTCATTCTGGCCCAGATGGTTGCGTTGCAGCTGGGCTGCTCATTCAACACTTGCCCGACGGGGAAGATGGCAGAGAGCGGATTGAAGCAAGGCTTGATCACCCTGAATGGGACCATGTTTCTATTCTGGCCGGTACCATTCGTCACGATGAACTTCTCGACAAGGGTCTGTCGCTTGAAGCTATTATTTGGCGATTATTTCATGAGGAGAACGAGGTTCGCGTTTTGCAGGGTAACCGCCTAGAGCGTGGCTGTCGTTGCTCCATTGAACATTATCGGTCGGTCCTTTCCGGCTTTCCTGAATCAGAGCGAGCAGAAATGCGTGACGAAGCCGGATTTATCCAAGTGGATTGTGCGTTTTGTTCAAGGAAATTTCCCATCGCGGCTTAA